In Plasmodium chabaudi chabaudi strain AS genome assembly, chromosome: 9, the following proteins share a genomic window:
- a CDS encoding golgi protein 2, putative: MTLLIRCVLLYLLVLVCINCLNENNQSNNNDAKNNGVGGNQHGLDLSQIQSIVDSIKANSKDSSHQNSGNQPSNSNNNINVMDLINKLSHSNNDNNAKSGNALENLTKLLGNVGKKDGDQNANHGLESLTKLLGNVGKQDGNQQAGNGLENITKLLGNLGKTDGNQQAGNGLENITKLLGSLGKTDGNQQAGNGLENLTKLLGSLGKTDGNQQAGNGLENITKLLGSLGKQDGNQQAGNGLENLTKLLGSLGKTDGNSNEKNPLESLAKLFGNTGKNGGNEKAGNLLDGLASLLGNYGKKDGNENNKNPLHDLHSLFGNWLNDDSHKDAPFSLDNSVDHFSEKSKQAILSQYNHDERELLNQLESLVNKNKALTNIKEISEKNAKLRTHISTLKEKYNSYSYEGQLLNDMITEDDIKNKYNIDDNFENKIYEIAKKGIVYEEMSDSEKDKKNEMFEDINELDNKDAKDSGTINIHTIKHDQIENDSLLRGILHGGKDNLHECNCFSNKVKKCIYSYINYSNLEYMLGSLNINVDSMVTKYINDHTKDDHFKKSKSFLVPLPPLNAKSNIKNVNEYVLRVPRVLFLATKKSFSSSTDRYFFNLYDIMESQLKWNVYIWGYGFKYYPLFFTKNLHTLLHKYDHQIGREPFDIIFVHSSFISNYYNHYFFLKNMPKMTTLIFINDGWDSNVKKSYMNLIPHIFFQNQVNIFEYNPLNSIDIETEKHKLNNNIWNKVSNNSTHNVITNKHKKKKDIKKNSNNYSDDSTDSDNNELWNTDDDNINEHTLWAFLPHGINPCCSKQVDMCFELRSHENGHNTNSRFYYDIAQKVENKYRRSLKLSYSLLDLFVPECNFKNPPVGMFDINNRDIDILYLYNTTSSNYNDFLIQKIMDHIYNKNINNLKDRIHKYEVDTYYWKVWGLQTTHKLIKNKMKEYSDMLHRSKICIISSKFAGMLNKMVIDAMFSGCVVITDKSHNKDINKYIVLTQIPYEYYEIPDLVYHSENINSLSIDLIKKITTTLNEVYSGARDQMRIDAFKAVLNTYTYPGIILNWILPTLYFHHNKEKYEITNNYFVLPQYFKSIISKSLKTSSAKREKIIANIDLSLQEDLIMNNNEVLIWFIIWIIIFSVIFCYILKNNSLVTYLFKQRKLHL; encoded by the coding sequence ATGACTTTATTGATTAGATGTGtgcttttatatttgcttGTTTTAGTATGCataaattgtttaaatgaaaataatcaatCAAATAACAATGATGCTAAAAATAATGGTGTAGGAGGAAACCAACATGGACTAGATTTAAGTCAGATTCAAAGCATTGTGGATTCTATAAAAGCTAACAGTAAGGATAGCTCGCATCAAAATAGTGGGAATCAGCCAagtaatagtaataataatattaatgtaATGGACTTAATAAATAAGCTTAGTCATTCTAATAACGATAATAATGCAAAATCAGGAAATGCGCTCGAAAATTTAACTAAATTGCTTGGGAATGTGGGTAAAAAGGATGGAGACCAAAATGCAAATCACGGACTTGAAAGTTTAACTAAATTACTTGGAAATGTGGGTAAACAGGATGGAAATCAACAAGCAGGAAATGGACTTGagaatataacaaaattgcTTGGAAATCTAGGAAAAACGGATGGAAATCAACAAGCGGGAAACGGGCTTGagaatataacaaaattgcTTGGAAGTCTAGGAAAAACGGATGGAAATCAACAAGCGGGAAACGGGCTTGAgaatttaacaaaattgcTTGGAAGTCTAGGAAAAACGGATGGAAATCAACAAGCAGGAAACGGGCTTGagaatataacaaaattgcTTGGAAGTTTAGGTAAACAGGATGGAAATCAACAAGCAGGAAACGGGCTTGAgaatttaacaaaattgcTTGGAAGTTTAGGAAAAACGGATGGAAATTCAAACGAGAAAAATCCACTCGAAAGTTTAGCAAAGCTGTTTGGAAATACGGGTAAAAATGgaggaaatgaaaaagcAGGAAACCTACTTGATGGTTTAGCGAGCTTGCTTGGGAATTATGGTAAAAAGGAtggaaatgaaaataacaaGAATCCACTTCATGATCTTCATTCATTATTTGGAAATTGGTTAAACGATGATAGTCATAAAGATGCACCATTTTCATTAGATAATAGTGTTGATCATTTTTCCGAAAAATCAAAACAGGCAATTTTATCACAATATAATCATGATGAAAGAGAATTATTAAATCAATTAGAATCtttagtaaataaaaataaagcacttactaatattaaagaaatcagtgaaaaaaatgcaaaactGAGAACTCATATTTCGACATTAAAAGagaaatataattcatattcATACGAAGGgcaattattaaatgatatgATAACTGaagatgatataaaaaataaatataatatagatgATAATTTTGAGAATAAGATATATGAGATAGCAAAAAAAGGTATAGTATATGAAGAAATGAGTGATTcagaaaaagataaaaaaaatgaaatgttTGAAGATATTAATGAATTAGATAATAAGGATGCAAAGGATAGTGGTACAATTAATATCCATACAATAAAACATGATCAAATTGAAAACGATTCACTATTAAGAGGTATATTACATGGGGGTAAAGACAATTTACATGAGTGCAATtgtttttcaaataaagtaaaaaaatgtatttattcatatattaattatagcAATTTAGAATATATGTTAGGaagtttaaatattaatgtaGATTCGATGGTgactaaatatataaatgatcaCACAAAAGATGATCACTTTAAAAAGTCGAAATCGTTTCTTGTTCCTTTACCACCATTAAATGCTAAATCCAATATAAAGAATGTCAATGAATATGTATTAAGAGTTCCAcgtgttttatttttggcAACAAAGaaatcattttcatcatcaaCAGatcgatatttttttaatttatatgatataatGGAGAGTCAATTAAAATggaatgtgtatatatggGGATATggatttaaatattatcctttattttttacaaaaaatttacatacattattacataaatatgatcATCAAATAGGTCGTGAACCATTTGATATCATATTTGTTCATAGTAGCTTTATAtctaattattataatcattatttctttttgaaaaatatgccTAAGATGACAACCttgatatttataaatgatgGATGGGATAGCAATGTGAAAAAATCGTATATGAATTTAATTCcgcacatattttttcaaaaccaagtaaacatatttgaatataatcCATTGAATAGTATAGATATAGAAACAGAGAAACATAAGTTAAACAACAATATATGGAATAAAGTATCTAATAATAGTACCCACAATGTTATCACAAATAAgcacaaaaagaaaaaggatataaagaagaatagtaataattattctGATGACAGTACTGATTCagataataatgaattatgGAATACagatgatgataatataaatgaacaTACGTTGTGGGCATTTTTACCTCATGGTATAAATCCATGTTGTTCTAAACAGGTGGATATGTGCTTTGAGTTAAGATCACATGAAAATGGTCATAATACGAATTCTCgattttattatgatatTGCACAAAaagttgaaaataaatatcgaAGAAGTTTAAAATTAAGTTATTCATTACTTGATTTATTTGTACCTGAGtgtaattttaaaaatccACCTGTTGGTATGTTtgacataaataatagagATAtcgatattttatatttatataatacaacATCGAGTAACTATAATGATTTTCTTATACAGAAAATTATggatcatatatataataagaatataaataatttaaaagaccgaatacataaatatgaagTTGATACCTATTATTGGAAAGTTTGGGGATTACAAACAACACATaaacttataaaaaataaaatgaaagaaTATTCAGATATGTTACATAGAagtaaaatttgtataattaGCTCAAAATTTGCAGGtatgttaaataaaatggttATAGATGCCATGTTTAGTGGCTGTGTTGTTATAACAGATAAAAGTCATAATAAGgatattaacaaatatatagtatTAACACAAATAccatatgaatattatgaaattcCTGATTTAGTATATCAtagtgaaaatataaattcttTATCAATTGATTTAATTAAGAAAATTACTACAACTCTTAATGAAGTATATAGTGGTGCAAGAGACCAAATGAGAATAGATGCTTTTAAAGCGgttttaaatacatatacatatcccggtataattttaaattggATTTTACCTACATTATATTTCCAtcataataaagaaaaatatgaaattaccaataactattttgttttaccacaatattttaaaagtatTATATCAAAGAGTTTAAAAACAAGTAGTGctaaaagagaaaaaattatagcaAATATTGATTTGTCTTTACAAGAAGatttaataatgaataataatgaagtCTTAATTTGGTTTATAATATggatcataattttttcggttatattttgttatatattaaaaaataacagtCTAGTTACCTATCTTTTTAAGCAGAGAAAATTACACCTATGA